Part of the Planctomycetaceae bacterium genome, TGGCGAGCAGGAATGCTCGTCCGCCGCGCTGATTGACGGCCCGTACCAGTTGGCCGCTCAGCCGACGGCACATTGCGCCCGACGGGTTTTCACGCGCTGCGAATACCGGCAGCAGCAGAGCTTCGTCCGCAGTGGTGAGTGTGCCTGCGAAATCGCTGAACAGAGCTTTCGTTCGTGACACCTGATGCGGTTCCAGCACCGCGACAATTCGACGTCCGGGAAACGCTGTTCGGGCAGCCTGCAGCGTTGCGGCGACCTCGCGCGGGTGGTGAGCATAGTCATCGACCAGCGCCATCCCGCCGTACTGACCGCGGATTTCAAAACGGCGTCGAAGTCCCGGGAATTCTTCTACAGCAGTCCGGCATTGCGCAGCGCTGACTCCCAGCTCCGCACACATCGCGACGGCTGCCAGCACATTCCTCACGTTGTGATATCCAAACAGCCGGCTGTGGATCGTGGCAAAATCGACACCGCGCCGCCGAACACAGAAGCGAATCCCATCCGCGCTCAGGGAAACACGGTCGGCTGTCCAGTCCCCGGCACTGACCATGCCGTTAGTTGAAACTCCGAACGTCATCGCGAAGCGTGAGGCGGCAGCGACCGCGCGATGAGAACGCTCGCAGGCGGCGGAAACCAGCAGGATTCCGTCCGGAACACTTCGCCGCAGAAACTGCTGAAATGCGTCGTCTTCCAGGCATTCGTCGGGAAAGCAGTCGAAATGATCGCGGTCGATATTTGTCAGCAGAATGTGTGTCGGATTCAGGTGGCAAAACGATCGGGAGAACTCGCAGCTCTCGATGACGGCCATCGGTCCGCTGCCAAGACTTCCTCCCGCCTGCATTCCGGCAGGCTCTGCACCAATAAAGTATCCCAGGGCCCGGTCCGCTCGGCCCAGAATCCAGCTTACGAGCGCCGTTGTTGTGCTTTTCCCGTGCGTTCCCGCCACACAAATCTGCTGCCGGTTGTGGAAGACTTCGTCCAGTGCTTCCTGCAGCGTCAGACACCGTGTTCCCTGCTGCGTCAGTTGACGAACGACATCTGACGCTGCCGGTACCGCCGGTGAACGTACGGCAATATCAAACGCTCCGTGAGACCGAATGCTGTGCTCGGCAATCCACGTCACCGGCAGCCGGAGACCTGACTCGTTTCCCCCCGGAGTTTCACCGTTCGCAACGACCAACGCCGACGTCCCGGAACCACGGTGAACAAGCGCCGCATCCGCACCAAAGATCTCGTGTCCGGCCTCAGACAGGATCGGAGCCAGCGACTTCATTCCCGTTCCACAGGCACCGAGCAACAGACAGCGATGCCGGCCGTCAGACAGCTTTTTCGTGTAGACTTCGGGATTCATTGACTCCGGCATCCTGCCATGTCCGTTCGGCCAGCAGCAAGCTGCCGCTGCCCGACGGTATAGCTCAGAGCTGCCTTTGCTGCAACATCACCCCGCGGCAGTCCTCGGGGTTGAATATGCGGTCCGCGCGGACATAATCAGGCGATTCCTGTGAGATCTGAACGCACCTCCAGCGGAATTCGCGGTGCGTTTGTCCCAATTTGCGAATTCCGGAGCCCGTCATGACAAACGCAACGCTTGGTGAATTCGAGACTACGGTATCCGGCACGAAATCGGTGTCCGGCCTGCGGAAGGTTTACGCCATCGACGACGACACGCAGTTGCTGGATCTGGTAACGATGCAGTTGGAACCGGAAGGGTTTGACGTGCGCTGCTATGCTCGGCCGACCGATTTTCTGGCGGACTTGCCGCATCTGGAACCGGGAGTTGTGGTGACCGACCAATGCATGCCGGCCGTCACCGGACTTGCGATTCAAAAGGCGCTTCAGGGCCGAACGCCGCAGCTTCCGATGATTCTGATTTCCGGAATCCCGTCTACCAGAGTCTCTGTTCAGGCCATGCGTCAGGGAGCCATCACTGTTCTTGACAAGCCCTACGATAAGGCAGAACTGATTGATTCGATCCACGAGGC contains:
- a CDS encoding cyanophycin synthetase; its protein translation is MPESMNPEVYTKKLSDGRHRCLLLGACGTGMKSLAPILSEAGHEIFGADAALVHRGSGTSALVVANGETPGGNESGLRLPVTWIAEHSIRSHGAFDIAVRSPAVPAASDVVRQLTQQGTRCLTLQEALDEVFHNRQQICVAGTHGKSTTTALVSWILGRADRALGYFIGAEPAGMQAGGSLGSGPMAVIESCEFSRSFCHLNPTHILLTNIDRDHFDCFPDECLEDDAFQQFLRRSVPDGILLVSAACERSHRAVAAASRFAMTFGVSTNGMVSAGDWTADRVSLSADGIRFCVRRRGVDFATIHSRLFGYHNVRNVLAAVAMCAELGVSAAQCRTAVEEFPGLRRRFEIRGQYGGMALVDDYAHHPREVAATLQAARTAFPGRRIVAVLEPHQVSRTKALFSDFAGTLTTADEALLLPVFAARENPSGAMCRRLSGQLVRAVNQRGGRAFLLANLDQVISRIDDSGRPGDVILTMGAGRTNLIHDEFTRRLQRHSAA
- a CDS encoding response regulator, whose protein sequence is MTNATLGEFETTVSGTKSVSGLRKVYAIDDDTQLLDLVTMQLEPEGFDVRCYARPTDFLADLPHLEPGVVVTDQCMPAVTGLAIQKALQGRTPQLPMILISGIPSTRVSVQAMRQGAITVLDKPYDKAELIDSIHEALNVLQHAMEKSDSLPPVLPNGGRYLDRLSRREREVIDLVYDGATNKSAGIQLAISIKTVEKHRSKAMKKLEVNSLAELIRLIERERGEGSGGGR